CGCGCGCGCATTGCCCAGCTTCATGCACGTCGGTCGTCACCGGCAAGCCGGTCTTCTCTCTGATTTCAGTAAAGATCGGCAGCGCGGCGTCGAGGCCGACGCCCCGCGACGCGCCTCCGCTGGTGCGGTTCGCCTTGTCGTAGGACGCCTTGAAGACGACGCCGATCTTCAGTCGCTCGCCGAGCCGGGCAAGCTCTTCAGCGACCTTGAGCGCCAGATCGCGGCTCTCCAGCGCGCAGGGGCCGGCGATCAGCGTCAAAGGCAGGTCGTCGCCGATGGCAACGCGGCGCGCGCCATCTCCAATGAGAACTCTCGTCACGCGCGCCTTGTCTCACGTTTTGATCAGCCGCGCGACTTCTCGGCGCAGCGCCGGCAAGACCTCGGCTTCGAACCATGGATTGCGTTTCAGCCAGCCGATATTGCGCCAGGATGGATGGGGGAGGGGAAAGATCAGAGGTTTCGCGTTCTGAAACTCGCGCCAGCGCGCGACGATCTCTGCGACGCTCGCGCCCCTCGGCAGCGCATGGCCGAGACGCGCGAAATGATAGTCCTGCGCATATCTGCCAATCGCGACGATCGTCTCGATCCGCGGCAGCGCTGCGAATAGCCCGTCGTGCCAGCGCGGGCGACACTCGGGGCGCGGCGGCAGGTCGCCGCCGGCGGCGTCGTAACCCGGAAAGCAAAAGCCCATGGGCACGATGGCGATACTTGAGACGTCATAGAAGGTCTCGCGATCGACGCCCATCCAGTCGCGCAGCCGATCGCCGGAAGGATCGTTGAAGGGAATTCCCGTCTGATTGACGAGATTACCAGGCGCCTGGCTTCCCAGGAGAAGCCGGGCGGTGGGCGAGACGCGCAACACCGGGCGCGGCTCATGCGGCAGCTTTACGCCCTCGGGCGTTTCGGCGCAGACGCGGCAGGCGCGGATGCGCGCCGTGATCTCATCGAGTTTCCTGCCCGACACGCGCCGCATCAGGGAACGACGCTCGGACGCGCCGAGACGTCCGCGCGCCAGCGCGAAAGATGCGGCAGGTCTTTGGGAATCTCGACCCGCGCGAGCTTCGTCAGATCCATGGCCACAATCGCGGTGATGTCGGCGATGGTGAAGTCGTCCGAGGCGATGAAGCGCCGCGCGGCGAGTTCGCCATCGAGAAAGCGCATCATCTGTTGCGCGCGCGGCCGCTGATGCTCGGCCAATTGCGGGAGCTGCGGGGACTCGAGTTTCGCGAGCGCCGGATGGCTATGACGAAACGCGAGTCCGACTGGCGTGAACAGGCGGAATTCCACCCGGCGCTGCCACATCTCGACAAAGGCCTGATCGCGCGCGTTCCGCCCGAAGAGCGGCGGCTCCGGATATAGCGACTCGATGTAGCGGCAGATGGCCACCGACTCTGTGAGCGTCGCGCCATCGTCGAGAACGAGCGCCGGAACCTCCGCCAGCGCATTGACCGCCGCATAGGACTCCTGCTTGTGCTCATGCGTCATGAGGTTGACGTCGCGAATGGGAATCGTGACGTTTTTCTCAGCCAGAAAAATGCGGACGCGTCTGGGATTGGGCGCCAGCGGCGTATTGTAAAGCAGCATGTCGGTCTCGGTTCGGGTTTCGATATGGGGGGCTTTGCTGCGATTGGTGAGGGCGGCTCTGAAAACTTTCCATACGCGCCCGCCCGTCAGCGGCGGTTCGCAGTTTTAGCGCCATGATTTAAGTTAAGCGCGATGACGAACGATCTCCCGACTCAACCTGCCGCCGCGCTCGTGCTGTTTTCCGGCGGGCAGGATTCCACGACCTGCCTCGCCTGGGCGCTGTCGCGCTTCGAGCGCGTCGAGACGGTCGGATTCGATTACGGCCAGCGCCACCGCGTCGAGCTCTCGCGCCGCGCGGGGCTACGCGACGGCCTTATTCGCCTCTCGCCGCTTTGGGCCGAGCGGCTCGGCGAAGATCGCACGATTTCGATCGAAGCGCTCGGCGCGATTTCCGAGACGGCGTTGACGCGCCACGCGGAGATCGCCTTCGCCGCCGACGGGCTTCCCAACACATTCGTTCCGGGGCGCAATCTGCTGTTTCTGACCTTCGCCGCGGCGCTCGCCTATCGCCGCGGCGTCGCCGATCTCGTCGGCGGCATGTGCGAGACCGACTATTCGGGCTATCCCGATTGCCGCGACCAGACGATCCGCGCCATGGCGCAGGCGCTCAGTCTCGGCATGGACCGCAGCATCGCCATCCATACGCCGCTGATGTGGATCGACAAGGCGGCGACCTGGCGACTGGCGGAATCGCTCGGCGGCGAAGCGCTGGTGCGGCTCATCGTCGAAGAAACCCACACCTGCTATCTCGGCGAGAGGGGCCGCCGCTTCGACTGGGGCTATGGCTGCGGCGAATGCCCCGCCTGCAAGCTGCGCGCGCATGGCTGGGAGAACTATCGCGCCGGACAGACGAGCGCGGCGGCCGAGACCTTCTGATCTTCGAGTGTGGCGTCGAGGCCACAGTCGGCGCTGACCTGCTCACGCTGAGCGACAGCGTATTGACACGGCTCAGTCCGCCTCGGATATGTTATGTTATAACATTATTAGCGAGAGCGGGCGTCCATGAGGAAGAGCGTTTTGGTCGGCGCAGCGGCCGGCGGCGCCGTCGTCGGGATTTTCAGCAGCGTTGCGAGCGCCTTGGCTCAGCAGGCCTTGCCGCCGATTGAAGTCGGCTCCGTGAGTCCGATCAAGCGCGCCAAGATCGTCTCCGCGCCACAGACTCCCCCAGCGCCCGGCGGGCGCAACCGCAGCGTCGCCGGCCCGAGCGGAGCCGAGCCGCGCGAACCGGCCGTGGCGCCGCAAGGCGTCCTTCCCATCGTCGCCGATCAGTTCGCGACGGTCACGGTCGTCACCAATGAAGAGCTGCGGCGCTCGCCGGGCGCGACGCTTGGCGACGTGCTCTTCGCCAAGCCGGGCGTCACTGGATCGACCTTCGCGCCCGGCGCGGCGAGCCGTCCCATCGTGCGCGGCCTCGACAACTATCGGGTGCGCATCCAGGAAAATGGCGTCAGCAACAGCGGCGTCTCGGAGCTTGGCGAGGACCACGCCGTACCGCTCGATCCCGTCGCCGCGAGCCAGGTCGAGGTGGTGCGCGGCCCCGCGACGCTGCGCTGGGGGTCGCAAGCGATCGGCGGCGTCGTCAACGTCGAAAACAACCGCATTCCCACGGCCTTGCCGTGTCGTCTTGCGTTCATCCCGACGGCCGAGACGGAGGGTTGCTCGGTCATCGAGACTCGCGGCGCGGTGATGACCGTCGACAATGGGTTGGAAAACGCGACGCTGCTCGACGTTGGCCGAGGCAATGTCGCCTTCCACATGGATGTCCATGGCCGCCGCAGCAGCGACTACCTTATTCCCGGCTATCCTTATCTTTTTCTGCCGGATCCGCCGCCGCCGGTGTTCGGACGCCAGCCCAATTCGTCAATGCGCTCGGCCGGCGGTTCGGTCGGCGGCTCCTATTTCTTCGACGGCGGCTTCGTCGGCGTCGCGGTGACGCAGTTCAACTCGCGCTATCGCATCCCCGGCATCGAGCCGACGGAGACCAATACGCGCATCGAACTTCGCCAGACGCGCGTGACGACCAAGGGCGAGTTCCGTCCGCAGTCGGCCTATATCGAAGCGGTCCGCTTCTGGGCGGGTCTGACCGACTACAAGCACCATGAACTCGCCAATGAGGGGGGCTTCGACGGCGTTCAGCAGACCTTCACCAACAAGGATCTCGAGGCGCGGGTCGAAACGCAGCTTCGCCCGGTCGATTTGTCCTTCGCGACTCTGACCAGCGCCTTCGGCGTGCAGGGCATGCATCAGATCCTGACCTCGCCCGGACGCGAGGGCGGGCTCTTCGACCCCAATCGGACGCGAAGCGTCGCCGGCTATTGGTTCAATGAATTCAGACTGACCGACACGTCGAGAATGCAGCTGGCCGGACGCATCGAACACGCGACCGTCTCCGGCGCATTTCCCGAACTCCTGGTCTCCGGCGCTTTTCCCGAACCCCTCGCTGATCCGGCGCTGCAAGTCGCCCGCATGAGAAATTTCACGCCAAAGAGCGGGGCCTTTGGGTTCCTCCAGGATCTGCCGCAAGGCGTCGTCGCCAGCCTGACCGCCCAATATGTCGAACGCGCGCCGCGCGCGCCCGAGCTCTTTTCGCGCGGGATCCATGAAGCGACGGGGACGTTCGACATCGGCAATCCGAATCTTCGAATTGAAGGGGCGAAGACCATCGAAATCGGCCTGCGCCGCCCAGTCGGTCCATTCCGTTTCGAGGCGACAGCCTACCTCACGCGCTTCGATGGATTTATCTTTCGCAATCTCACCGGCGCGGTCTGCGAGGAAGACATTGCGAGCTGCGCCTTGGAAGGCGAGGGCGATCTGCGCGAGGCGATCTATTCGCAGCGCAATGCGCTCTTCCGGGGCGGCGAGTTTCAAAGCCAACTCGACGTCGCGCCGCTGGCAGGCGGCGTTTTTGGGGCGGAGCAGCAGTTTGACGTGGTGCGGGCGACATTCGTGGGCGGCGGCAACGTCCCCCGCATCCCGCCCGTTCGGCTCGGCGGCGGATTGTTCTGGCGAGATTCGAATTGGCTGCTGCGGATCAATTTTTTGCACGCCTTCGCGCAGCGCAACATCGACCTGACCAATGAAACGCCAACGAAGGGCTATAATCTGCTGAAGGCCGAAATCAGCTACCGCATGCTGCTCGATCCGGGCGATCCGCTGAGCCGCGAATTGCGGCTGGGACTCGTCGGCGACAATCTCCTCAACGAGGACATCCGCAACAGCGTCTCTTTCCGCAAGGATGAGGTGCTGCTCCCGGGCGCGAATCTGCGGTTTTTCGCGAATGCGCGGTTTTGAGCGCCTAAGGCAGAGCGATCGGGTAAAGGGCTTCCTCATCCTGAGGAGCGTGCGCAGCACGCGTCTCGAAGGACGAGGAAGCCCGTTTTCGCGTATTTTCCTCACCCTCGTCCTTCGAGACGCCGCCTTCGATCTCGGGCCTGCCCGAGATCGACATTAAATCCGCAAGTCGGGTAAACCCCGACTTGCGGGCGGCTCCTCAGGATGAGGGTGAGGTAAACAATCCTTCACCCTAGTGCCTTGGCGCCTGAGGCGTTTCGGCTTGATCGCCGGGGCGAAATAGGGCATAGGCGGGGCCAACGAAGCGCTGGGCGTATCCCGGCCAGTTCACTATTGCCGGGGTGAGATCGATGAAAGTCCGCAACTCTTTGAAATCTCTGCGTTCGCGCCATCGCGCCAACCAGATCGTGCGCCGCAAAGGCCGCGTCTACATCATCAACAAGGTCCAAAAGCGCTATAAGGCTCGCCAAGGCTGAGTTCCGCCACGCCTGTTGATCCAGACGCATGAAGAGGGCCGGAGCGTCAGCTCGCGGCCCTTTTGCACTTCTAAATCGCGTGCCGCCGCGTTAGACGCCGCCGTCTTCCGCAACGCCCATGAGCGCCAGCACATGCGCGTTGACGCTGCGGCTGAGAGCGTCGACGTCATAGCCGCCTTCGAGCATTGAGACGATGCGGCCGCCGCAACGACGGTCGGCGATGTCCATCAGCCGTTTGGTCGCATCGCCGAAGTCCGTCTCGCGGAGCCGCAGGCCGCCGAGCGGATCCCGCTCATGGGCGTCGAAGCCCGCTGAAATCAGGATCAGATCTGGCGCGAAATCGCGCACCCGCGGCAGGATTCGGTCGGCGAGCGCTTCGCCAAAGGCGTCCCCGGTCGAACCGGCGAGGAGCGGCGCATTGACGATGTTGTCATGGTTGCCGGTTTCGTTGCGCCCGCCCGTGCCTGGATAAAAGGGCGCCTGATGCGTCGAGCAGAACAGCACCTTGTCGTCGGCCCAGAAAATCTCTTGCGTGCCATTGCCGTGATGGACGTCGAAGTCGACGATCGCCACCCGTTCCGCCCCATGCGCCGCCAGCGCGTGGCGCGCGGCCACGGCGACATTATTGACGAAGCAAAACCCCATCGGATTGTGCGCGCCGGCGTGATGCCCTGGCGGGCGGACGGCGACGAAGACGTTGTCGGCGCGTCCCGACATGACTTCGTCCACTGCCGCGACGGCGCCGCCGGCGGCGCGCCACACCGCTTCGATCGTTTGCGGACACATCAGCGTATCGCTATCGAGCGCCGAATAGCCTTCGTGCGGCGCGGCGCGCTCGAGGGCGGCAAGATAGGATTGCGGATGGACGCGTTGCAGGGATTCCGCATGCGCTTCGGGCGCATTCATCCGGGTCAGGGACGCGAATCGCGCGTGCTCCAATCCGCGCTGGATCGCCCGCAACCGTTCCGGCGCTTCAGGATGGCCCGGACCCATCTCATGAAGAAGCCCGCATTCATGTGTGATGAGGAGGGTTTTCAATGCTGCGACGCAATCCAAGCGGGCGACGCTACGCCAGTCAACGCAAGGATTTTCGGCCTTCCGCGGCCTCCTGTCCATGAAAAAGAAACAGTAAAGCTCAAGCGCGGGGCCGCGCCGGTTAGCGTGGCGCCGGCGCAACAGTAAGGGAATAATTCGGAAGACGTGATCCCAGCGCCAAAGTTCATGATAAGAAAATCGTAACAACTGTTTTGCGGCGGAAAGGAGTGCCTGAAATGAGTTTCAGATATGTGACAGCGGCGTCAGCGCTTCTCGCTGTCTTTTTGGCGGGTTGCAACGGGGGGACGCCTCTTCCCGATCCGAGGCTTAACGGCCGCGACGCTGAATTCATGGCGCTTGCTCCCAAGGCCGGGGTGAGTTCGCAATATGAACGCTACCTCGTCGATTATAAGACGAATGAGCCCGTCGGTTCGATCATCGTCGATAACCGCTCGAAATTTCTTTACTATGTCTTGCCGGGCGGAAAGGCCGTGCGCTACGGCGTCGCCACCGGTCAGGACGCGATGGCCTTCACCGGCCGGGCCTATGTCGGCGGCATGCAGGAATGGCCGCGGTGGATCCCGCCAAAAGACATGCTCGAGCGTTGGCCGCATCTCCAGCCGACGGCGGACGCCGGCGGTCTGCCGGGCGGTCCCGACAATCCGCTCGGCTCGCGCGCGCTCTACCTCTATCAGAACGGCAGGGATACGCTCTATCGTATCCATGGCACCAATGAGCCGGACAAGATCGGACAGGCCGTATCCTCGGGCTGCATCCGCATGCGCGACATCGATGCGATCGATCTTTACAACCGCGTGAAGGTCGGCACCAAGGTCGTCGTCCTCTAAGGCTTCGCCCGTTTATCAAGCTTCCTGCGACGCCCTCCGCCCAGCGCGCGAGGGCGTCGTCTTTTTTGCCATAGGCTTCCGGGCGCAGTCGCTCCGCGCGCGCCCGAGTAGACCGAGGTTTTTCGACGCCCCGCCCCGGCATTCGCCCGTGTGCGCTCTCGCACGGCGCCTTGGTAAAGCGGACCTTAATGTCGCGGATGTTCGCAGGGTGCGGGCGATCGAAGAGGGGGATTGGTTATGCGTCCGACGACAAGCATGGGCTGCTTAGTCCTGGTGGTCAGCATTCTCTTGCTGGAAGTCGCCGGCGCGGGCGCTTACCTCGCGTCGTCGGCGCAAGCGAAACCCTCGGACCCTTGCTACGGCTATGCGATTTGCCAGTAAAAATTTTCATTTCTGTCGCGCAAATCGTGGAACGCGCGCGCGACATTTGCGTTTCTGTTCTGAAAGGCCGGCGTGCCCAAAATCAATGC
Above is a genomic segment from Methylocystis rosea containing:
- a CDS encoding uracil-DNA glycosylase family protein — translated: MRRVSGRKLDEITARIRACRVCAETPEGVKLPHEPRPVLRVSPTARLLLGSQAPGNLVNQTGIPFNDPSGDRLRDWMGVDRETFYDVSSIAIVPMGFCFPGYDAAGGDLPPRPECRPRWHDGLFAALPRIETIVAIGRYAQDYHFARLGHALPRGASVAEIVARWREFQNAKPLIFPLPHPSWRNIGWLKRNPWFEAEVLPALRREVARLIKT
- a CDS encoding glutathione S-transferase family protein — its product is MLLYNTPLAPNPRRVRIFLAEKNVTIPIRDVNLMTHEHKQESYAAVNALAEVPALVLDDGATLTESVAICRYIESLYPEPPLFGRNARDQAFVEMWQRRVEFRLFTPVGLAFRHSHPALAKLESPQLPQLAEHQRPRAQQMMRFLDGELAARRFIASDDFTIADITAIVAMDLTKLARVEIPKDLPHLSRWRADVSARPSVVP
- the queC gene encoding 7-cyano-7-deazaguanine synthase QueC, translated to MTNDLPTQPAAALVLFSGGQDSTTCLAWALSRFERVETVGFDYGQRHRVELSRRAGLRDGLIRLSPLWAERLGEDRTISIEALGAISETALTRHAEIAFAADGLPNTFVPGRNLLFLTFAAALAYRRGVADLVGGMCETDYSGYPDCRDQTIRAMAQALSLGMDRSIAIHTPLMWIDKAATWRLAESLGGEALVRLIVEETHTCYLGERGRRFDWGYGCGECPACKLRAHGWENYRAGQTSAAAETF
- a CDS encoding TonB-dependent receptor encodes the protein MRKSVLVGAAAGGAVVGIFSSVASALAQQALPPIEVGSVSPIKRAKIVSAPQTPPAPGGRNRSVAGPSGAEPREPAVAPQGVLPIVADQFATVTVVTNEELRRSPGATLGDVLFAKPGVTGSTFAPGAASRPIVRGLDNYRVRIQENGVSNSGVSELGEDHAVPLDPVAASQVEVVRGPATLRWGSQAIGGVVNVENNRIPTALPCRLAFIPTAETEGCSVIETRGAVMTVDNGLENATLLDVGRGNVAFHMDVHGRRSSDYLIPGYPYLFLPDPPPPVFGRQPNSSMRSAGGSVGGSYFFDGGFVGVAVTQFNSRYRIPGIEPTETNTRIELRQTRVTTKGEFRPQSAYIEAVRFWAGLTDYKHHELANEGGFDGVQQTFTNKDLEARVETQLRPVDLSFATLTSAFGVQGMHQILTSPGREGGLFDPNRTRSVAGYWFNEFRLTDTSRMQLAGRIEHATVSGAFPELLVSGAFPEPLADPALQVARMRNFTPKSGAFGFLQDLPQGVVASLTAQYVERAPRAPELFSRGIHEATGTFDIGNPNLRIEGAKTIEIGLRRPVGPFRFEATAYLTRFDGFIFRNLTGAVCEEDIASCALEGEGDLREAIYSQRNALFRGGEFQSQLDVAPLAGGVFGAEQQFDVVRATFVGGGNVPRIPPVRLGGGLFWRDSNWLLRINFLHAFAQRNIDLTNETPTKGYNLLKAEISYRMLLDPGDPLSRELRLGLVGDNLLNEDIRNSVSFRKDEVLLPGANLRFFANARF
- the ykgO gene encoding type B 50S ribosomal protein L36, with the translated sequence MKVRNSLKSLRSRHRANQIVRRKGRVYIINKVQKRYKARQG
- a CDS encoding histone deacetylase family protein, whose product is MGPGHPEAPERLRAIQRGLEHARFASLTRMNAPEAHAESLQRVHPQSYLAALERAAPHEGYSALDSDTLMCPQTIEAVWRAAGGAVAAVDEVMSGRADNVFVAVRPPGHHAGAHNPMGFCFVNNVAVAARHALAAHGAERVAIVDFDVHHGNGTQEIFWADDKVLFCSTHQAPFYPGTGGRNETGNHDNIVNAPLLAGSTGDAFGEALADRILPRVRDFAPDLILISAGFDAHERDPLGGLRLRETDFGDATKRLMDIADRRCGGRIVSMLEGGYDVDALSRSVNAHVLALMGVAEDGGV
- a CDS encoding L,D-transpeptidase, encoding MSFRYVTAASALLAVFLAGCNGGTPLPDPRLNGRDAEFMALAPKAGVSSQYERYLVDYKTNEPVGSIIVDNRSKFLYYVLPGGKAVRYGVATGQDAMAFTGRAYVGGMQEWPRWIPPKDMLERWPHLQPTADAGGLPGGPDNPLGSRALYLYQNGRDTLYRIHGTNEPDKIGQAVSSGCIRMRDIDAIDLYNRVKVGTKVVVL